One genomic window of Niveibacterium sp. SC-1 includes the following:
- a CDS encoding EF-hand domain-containing protein produces MSTISGVSGSSAYAYQGLESSNTRRRPDPSQMASDLFDKLDSGGKGYIEAADLQSALSGLQNGSSTGSANDDADKLFSALGSDGDGKLTKQEMSDSLTKLADQMDAQFQQSRMSQAIGEAGGNRPPPPPPGGGGGDDKGMTKDQLSSMASGVEDQSSSQASDLNALVQNFDAADTDKDGKVSFKEAMAYKEAQAAKSGTSSDGSSTSSASGSDSNATLMHRLMQLAQAYGIGKPEEGSGTRAITTA; encoded by the coding sequence ATGAGCACGATCAGCGGCGTGAGCGGATCCAGCGCTTACGCCTATCAAGGACTCGAAAGCAGCAATACGCGGCGACGCCCCGATCCCTCGCAGATGGCGAGCGATCTGTTCGACAAGCTCGACAGTGGCGGCAAGGGCTACATCGAGGCGGCGGATCTGCAGAGCGCCCTGAGCGGGCTGCAGAACGGCAGCAGCACCGGCAGTGCCAACGACGATGCGGACAAGCTCTTCTCCGCGCTCGGCAGCGATGGCGACGGCAAGCTCACCAAGCAAGAGATGTCGGACAGTCTGACCAAGCTCGCCGACCAGATGGACGCGCAGTTCCAGCAGTCGCGCATGAGCCAGGCGATCGGCGAGGCTGGTGGCAACCGGCCGCCGCCCCCGCCGCCCGGCGGCGGTGGTGGTGACGACAAGGGCATGACCAAGGACCAGCTCAGCAGCATGGCGAGCGGCGTCGAAGACCAGAGCAGCTCGCAGGCCAGCGACCTCAACGCGCTGGTGCAGAACTTCGACGCGGCAGACACCGACAAGGACGGCAAGGTGAGCTTCAAGGAGGCCATGGCCTACAAGGAGGCGCAGGCCGCCAAAAGCGGAACGAGTTCGGACGGCAGCAGCACCTCAAGCGCTTCGGGTTCCGATTCGAATGCGACCCTGATGCACCGCCTGATGCAGCTGGCGCAGGCCTACGGCATCGGCAAGCCGGAAGAAGGATCGGGCACGCGCGCGATCACCACGGCCTGA
- a CDS encoding glutathione S-transferase family protein, producing the protein MKLIGMLDSPYVRRVAVSAQLMGLDLDHESVSVFRHVERFRAVNPLVKAPTLVCDDGGFLVDSSLILDFLETQVAPERRLMPVDPAARLLALRRTGIALIAMEKAVQYYYEGGLRPADKRWEDWRSRVLSQLAEAFGLLESALAARDGDWFGGAHQDAADVATAVAWRFCQFMHPGLVAPAQFPALAAHSARAEALPEFIAFPLE; encoded by the coding sequence ATGAAGCTGATCGGCATGCTCGATTCGCCCTATGTGCGGCGCGTGGCCGTGTCGGCGCAGCTGATGGGCTTGGACCTGGACCATGAATCGGTCTCGGTCTTCCGCCATGTCGAGCGCTTTCGCGCCGTCAATCCGCTGGTCAAGGCGCCGACCCTGGTCTGCGACGACGGCGGCTTTCTGGTCGACAGCAGCCTGATCCTCGATTTCCTCGAAACACAGGTGGCGCCTGAGCGCCGGCTGATGCCTGTCGATCCGGCCGCGCGCCTGCTCGCCCTGCGCCGCACGGGCATCGCGCTGATCGCGATGGAAAAGGCCGTGCAGTACTACTACGAGGGCGGCCTGCGTCCCGCCGACAAGCGTTGGGAAGACTGGCGCAGCCGCGTGCTGAGCCAGCTGGCAGAAGCCTTCGGCCTGCTCGAGTCCGCGCTGGCCGCGCGCGACGGCGACTGGTTCGGTGGCGCGCACCAGGACGCCGCGGATGTCGCGACCGCCGTCGCCTGGCGCTTCTGCCAGTTCATGCATCCGGGCCTGGTCGCGCCCGCGCAGTTCCCGGCTCTGGCCGCACACAGCGCGCGGGCCGAGGCGCTGCCGGAATTCATCGCCTTCCCACTGGAATGA
- a CDS encoding HAD family phosphatase, which translates to MKIGAFVFDMDGLLLDSERIAFACGQQACENLGVPWRTEVALAMIGRNARDNAALMLSEYGADFPIARHQTEFARLYAAAIDAGEIPLKPGVTTLLDRLDELELPRAVATSTARERAEHKLARVGILDRFDLIVGGDEVQRGKPAPDIFLAAAARLDVAPARCLALEDSNAGIRAALAAGMQVRMIPDLLQPEPDVLAAGVPILASLADVLEILE; encoded by the coding sequence GTGAAGATCGGCGCCTTCGTCTTCGACATGGACGGCCTGTTGCTCGACAGCGAGCGCATCGCCTTTGCCTGCGGCCAACAGGCCTGCGAGAACCTGGGCGTGCCCTGGCGGACCGAAGTGGCGCTGGCGATGATCGGGCGCAACGCACGCGACAACGCCGCACTGATGCTCTCGGAATACGGCGCGGACTTCCCCATCGCCCGCCACCAGACCGAGTTCGCCCGCCTCTACGCTGCCGCGATCGACGCCGGCGAGATCCCGCTCAAGCCGGGCGTCACCACCCTGCTCGACCGCCTGGACGAACTTGAACTGCCGCGCGCCGTCGCGACATCTACCGCACGCGAACGGGCCGAACACAAACTCGCCCGTGTCGGCATCCTCGATCGCTTCGACCTGATCGTCGGCGGTGACGAAGTACAACGTGGCAAGCCGGCGCCGGACATCTTCCTTGCCGCCGCCGCGCGGCTCGACGTCGCGCCGGCGCGCTGCCTCGCGCTGGAGGATTCGAATGCCGGCATCCGTGCCGCTCTTGCCGCGGGCATGCAGGTGCGGATGATCCCCGACCTGCTGCAGCCGGAGCCCGATGTGCTGGCGGCCGGCGTGCCCATTCTCGCCTCGCTCGCCGACGTGCTGGAGATCCTCGAATGA
- the rnk gene encoding nucleoside diphosphate kinase regulator, with product MQPAVPDSALHALPSIVVSSFDQQRLEALLERLDEEGSTQGELLAGELLRACVVAPQEIPPDVVTMNSVARFILLGAQRELELTLCFPRDVDGSPGKVSILAPVGMALLGLRVGDEIDWPLPGGRSERIRLLAVSYQPERSGHMDR from the coding sequence ATGCAGCCTGCCGTGCCCGATTCCGCGTTGCACGCCCTGCCATCCATCGTCGTTTCGAGCTTCGACCAGCAGCGTCTGGAGGCGCTGCTCGAACGACTGGACGAGGAGGGCTCGACGCAAGGCGAACTCCTCGCGGGCGAGCTGCTGCGGGCGTGCGTGGTGGCGCCGCAGGAGATCCCGCCCGACGTGGTGACGATGAACTCCGTTGCGCGCTTCATCCTGCTCGGCGCGCAGCGCGAACTGGAGCTCACCTTGTGCTTCCCGCGCGATGTGGATGGCAGTCCGGGCAAGGTGTCCATCCTCGCGCCGGTCGGCATGGCGCTCTTGGGCCTGCGGGTCGGTGACGAGATCGACTGGCCGCTGCCGGGCGGTCGGAGCGAACGCATCCGGCTGCTCGCCGTGAGCTACCAGCCGGAGCGCAGCGGTCATATGGATCGCTGA
- a CDS encoding TCR/Tet family MFS transporter yields the protein MTPASLASPRGVSMNFVLLTVFLDMLGVGLIVPVLPRLIAQFVPDPSQLSHWYGIMIATYSVAQFFAAPVLGALSDRYGRRPVLLLCVFGLGVDFLLVSLAPNLWWMLATRVLGGLTGGNLSVANAYVADVSAPEDRSRAMGMIGAMFGLGFICGPVIGGLLGNHNPHWPFWLAAGVSFVNVAYGWFMLPESLPVERRNSFSLRKANPFSGLLGLARLKSVGDLLGVIALSLLAQFVMHTTWVISMEVRFGWSPLQNGLSLFLGGVSAALVQGMLMKPLLARLGERRLALAGLASSTVACLLYGVVQHSWIIYVLILCNMLGFAIAPALQGTLSREVAPNQQGFAMGSLASLGSVASILAPLLGTSLLGMVSHLPRGSLLLGAPFFLASGLQACALLLAWRHFRHHREA from the coding sequence ATGACTCCAGCCAGTCTTGCCTCGCCCCGCGGCGTCAGCATGAATTTCGTGCTGCTCACCGTCTTTCTCGACATGCTCGGCGTCGGTCTCATCGTGCCGGTCCTGCCGCGCCTGATCGCGCAGTTCGTCCCCGATCCCTCCCAGCTCTCGCACTGGTACGGGATCATGATCGCCACCTACAGCGTGGCCCAGTTCTTCGCCGCGCCGGTGCTGGGCGCACTGTCCGACCGTTACGGCCGGCGGCCGGTATTGCTGCTCTGCGTCTTCGGGCTCGGTGTCGACTTCCTGCTCGTGTCGCTTGCCCCCAATCTGTGGTGGATGCTCGCCACGCGCGTGCTGGGCGGCCTGACCGGCGGCAATCTCTCGGTCGCCAACGCCTACGTGGCGGATGTCTCGGCACCTGAGGACCGCAGCCGCGCGATGGGCATGATCGGCGCGATGTTCGGCCTGGGCTTCATCTGCGGCCCGGTGATCGGCGGCCTGCTCGGCAACCACAATCCGCACTGGCCGTTCTGGCTCGCGGCGGGCGTGTCCTTCGTGAACGTGGCCTACGGCTGGTTCATGCTGCCCGAGTCTTTGCCGGTGGAGCGCCGCAACAGCTTTAGCCTGCGCAAGGCCAACCCTTTCAGCGGTCTGCTCGGGCTCGCGCGCCTCAAGAGCGTGGGCGACCTGCTGGGGGTGATCGCCCTGTCGCTGCTGGCGCAGTTCGTGATGCACACGACCTGGGTCATCTCGATGGAGGTGCGTTTTGGCTGGTCGCCGCTGCAGAACGGCCTCTCGCTCTTCCTCGGCGGCGTCTCCGCGGCCCTGGTGCAGGGCATGCTGATGAAGCCGCTGCTCGCCCGCCTGGGGGAACGCCGGCTCGCGCTCGCCGGCCTCGCCTCCTCGACCGTGGCCTGCCTGCTCTACGGCGTGGTGCAGCACAGCTGGATCATCTACGTGCTGATCCTCTGCAACATGCTTGGCTTCGCGATCGCGCCGGCGCTCCAAGGCACGCTCTCGCGCGAGGTTGCACCGAACCAGCAGGGTTTTGCGATGGGTTCGCTGGCCTCGCTGGGCAGTGTCGCGAGCATCCTGGCGCCACTGCTGGGCACCTCGCTGCTCGGCATGGTCAGCCATCTGCCGCGGGGCAGCCTGCTGCTCGGAGCACCGTTCTTCCTCGCCTCCGGCCTGCAGGCCTGCGCGCTGCTGCTCGCCTGGCGCCACTTCAGGCATCACCGCGAGGCCTGA
- the rng gene encoding ribonuclease G: MSEAFLINFTPQETRVALIENGAVQELHVEREHSRGFVGNVYLGKVVRVLPGMQSAFIDIGLERTAFLHVADIWLDRTAGEQTRPIEKILHEGQSLVVQVLKDPIGTKGARLSTQISIAGRMLVYLPQEKHIGISQRIESEEGRNALRERLQRLIPAEEAGGYIVRTIAAKASDEELGADITYLRKLWSEIKSRSVGAFPPRALYHDLTLAQRVLRDLVTPETERIIIDSRENFQKLNAFATEYMTQVTALLEHYSGERTLFDLHGVEDEIQKALSRRVDLKSGGYLIVDQTEALTTIDVNTGGFVGARTFDDTVFKTNLEAAQAIARQLRLRNLGGIILIDFIDMENEEHRSQVLGELNKALARDHTKVSVGGFTGLGLVEMTRKRTRESLAHILCEACPTCGGRGEIKTARTVAYEVLRDLVREARQFNAREFRILAAPTVIDLFLDEEAQALAMLSDFVGKPISLHAESSYNPEQFDIVLL, translated from the coding sequence ATGAGCGAAGCATTCCTCATCAACTTCACCCCCCAGGAAACACGGGTCGCCCTGATCGAAAACGGAGCCGTCCAGGAGCTGCATGTCGAGCGCGAGCACTCGCGCGGATTCGTCGGGAACGTCTATCTGGGCAAGGTCGTCCGCGTGCTGCCCGGCATGCAGTCGGCCTTCATCGACATTGGCCTGGAACGCACGGCCTTCCTGCATGTGGCCGACATCTGGCTGGACCGCACGGCCGGCGAACAGACCCGGCCGATCGAGAAGATCCTGCACGAGGGCCAGAGCCTCGTCGTGCAGGTGCTCAAGGATCCGATCGGCACCAAGGGCGCGCGGCTCTCGACCCAGATCAGCATTGCCGGGCGCATGCTGGTCTATCTGCCGCAGGAAAAGCACATCGGAATCTCGCAGCGGATCGAAAGCGAGGAAGGTCGCAACGCCTTGCGCGAACGCCTGCAGCGGCTGATTCCCGCAGAAGAGGCCGGCGGCTACATCGTGCGCACGATTGCCGCGAAAGCCAGCGACGAGGAGCTTGGCGCCGACATCACCTATCTGCGCAAGCTCTGGAGCGAGATCAAGAGCCGCAGCGTCGGCGCCTTCCCGCCGCGCGCGCTGTACCACGACCTCACGCTGGCGCAGCGCGTGCTGCGCGACCTGGTGACGCCGGAGACCGAGCGCATCATCATCGACTCGCGCGAGAACTTCCAGAAGCTCAACGCCTTCGCCACCGAGTACATGACGCAGGTGACCGCGCTGCTGGAACACTACAGCGGCGAGCGCACGCTTTTCGACCTGCATGGCGTCGAGGACGAGATCCAGAAGGCGCTCTCGCGACGGGTCGACCTCAAGAGCGGTGGCTACCTGATCGTGGACCAGACCGAAGCGCTGACCACCATCGATGTGAACACGGGCGGCTTCGTCGGCGCGCGCACCTTCGACGACACGGTTTTCAAGACCAATCTCGAAGCCGCCCAGGCAATCGCGCGCCAGCTGCGCCTGCGCAACCTCGGCGGAATCATCCTGATCGACTTCATCGACATGGAGAACGAGGAGCACCGCAGCCAGGTGCTCGGCGAGCTGAACAAGGCGCTCGCGCGCGACCACACCAAGGTCTCGGTCGGTGGCTTCACTGGCCTGGGGCTGGTGGAGATGACACGCAAGCGCACCCGCGAATCGCTTGCCCACATCCTGTGCGAGGCCTGTCCGACCTGCGGTGGCCGTGGCGAGATCAAGACGGCCCGCACGGTGGCCTACGAAGTGTTGCGCGATCTCGTGCGCGAGGCACGTCAGTTCAATGCGCGCGAGTTCCGCATCCTCGCTGCGCCCACGGTCATCGATCTCTTCCTCGACGAGGAAGCGCAGGCCTTGGCGATGTTGTCGGACTTCGTCGGCAAGCCGATCTCGCTGCATGCGGAATCGAGCTACAACCCCGAGCAGTTCGACATCGTCTTGCTGTGA